GCGTCGACGGTGGTGGACACGTGCGGGACCGGAGGCGACGGTGCCCAGACCTTCAACATTTCCACGGCCGCAGCGTTTGTGGTGGCCGGAGCCGGGGTGACCGTGGCCAAGCACGGAAACCGGTCCGTTTCCAGCAAGTGTGGCAGTGCGGACGTTCTGGAGGCCTTGGGCATGCGGGTGGAGCTGGACCCGGAGCTTGTGGAGGAAGCCATACGGGAACTGGGCGTGGGGTTTCTGTTTGCGCCGGTTTTCCACGGAGCCATGCGATACGCGGCTAAGCCACGAAAAGAAGTGGGCATCCGGTCGATCTTTAACATGTTGGGACCGCTCACCAACCCCGCCGGCGCCAACTGTCAGCTCATCGGAGTGTACGCTCCGGAGCTTACGGAAATGTTCGCTCAGGCGCTCCGGCTTCTGGGAGCACGCCGCGCTCTGGTGGTGCACGGCCACGACGGTCTGGATGAAATTTCCGTCTGCGCGCCGACGCGCATCACGGAATTGGCCGATGGAACGTGCCGCACCTACGACGTGACCCCCGAACAGCTCCTGGGGCGGACG
This is a stretch of genomic DNA from Desulfoglaeba alkanexedens ALDC. It encodes these proteins:
- the trpD gene encoding anthranilate phosphoribosyltransferase, with amino-acid sequence MFQESLRRIVRREDLEEETMTAVMDSLMSGEITESQIGALMAALATKGETFAELAGAARAMRRKAQRVQVSASTVVDTCGTGGDGAQTFNISTAAAFVVAGAGVTVAKHGNRSVSSKCGSADVLEALGMRVELDPELVEEAIRELGVGFLFAPVFHGAMRYAAKPRKEVGIRSIFNMLGPLTNPAGANCQLIGVYAPELTEMFAQALRLLGARRALVVHGHDGLDEISVCAPTRITELADGTCRTYDVTPEQLLGRTASPDDLAGGDPETNAGILRAVLEGEKGPRRDVVVVNAGAALIAAGVAGDFREGMAAAERAIDGRAALGKLDALIRFTRDHAG